From one Ailuropoda melanoleuca isolate Jingjing unplaced genomic scaffold, ASM200744v2 unplaced-scaffold8686, whole genome shotgun sequence genomic stretch:
- the LOC117800884 gene encoding olfactory receptor 11H6-like has translation MNISETNNISGSVTEFILLGFPWCREIQILLFVIFSLIYLLTLMGNTSIICAVWSSQKLHTPMYILLANFSFLEICCVSSDVPKMLANIISQTKSISYTGCLLQFYFFFSMRAAEGYFLSAMSFDQFLAICRPLHYPTIMTHHLCARLVVSCWVGSFLSILIPAILMTQVPFCGPNIIDHFFCDLGPLLALSCTPVPKTTLTCATVSSLIIFFTFLYILGSYTLILHAVLQVAAGSGRNKAFSTCASHFLVFSLFYGSVMVMYVSPGSKSHPGTQKFVTLFYCMATPFFNPLIYSLQNKDMKDALKKVLGAPSKEISKNTEN, from the exons ATGAATATCTCAGAAACCAACAATATCTCTGGGTCTGTGACTGAGTTCATTCTCCTGGGCTTCCCATGGTGTAGGGAGATCCAGATCCTCCTCTTTGTCATCTTCTCCCTCATCTACCTTCTGACTCTCATGGGGAACACATCCATCATCTGTGCTGTGTGGTCAAGCCAGAAactccacacacccatgtacatCCTCCTGGCCAACTTCTCTTTCCTGGAGATCTGCTGTGTCAGTTCTGATGTGCCCAAAATGTTGGCCAACATTATCTCCCAGACCAAGAGCATCTCCTATACTGGCTGCCTGCTCcagttctatttcttcttctccatGCGTGCTGCTGAGGGCTACTTTCTGTCTGCAATGTCCTTTGATCAGTTCCTTGCTATCTGTCGACCTCTGCATTACCCCACCATCATGACTCACCATCTATGTGCCCGATTAGTAGTTTCCTGTTGGGTAGGTAGCTTTCTATCCATACTGATACCTGCAATTCTTATGACCCAGGTGCCCTTCTGTGGCCCTAACATCATCGACCATTTTTTCTGTGACCTGGGACCACTGCTGGCTCTGTCCTGTACTCCAGTTCCCAAAACTACTCTAACTTGTGCTACTGTAAGCTCTCTTATTATCTTCTTCACCTTCCTTTACATCCTTGGGTCCTATACCTTAATTTTGCATGCCGTCCTTCAGGTTGCAGCTGGCTCAGGTAGGAACAAAGCTTTTTCTACATGTGCCTCTCATTTCTTGGTGTTTTCCCTGTTCTATGGCTCAGTCATGGTGATGTATGTGAGTCCAGGCTCCAAGAGCCATCCTGGGACACAGAAATTTGTGACCTTGTTTTACTGCATG GCAACACCATTCTTTAATCCTCTGATTTACAGCCTTCAGAACAAAGATATGAAAGATGCACTCAAGAAAGTCCTGGGAGCACCatcaaaagaaatttctaaaaatacagagaattaa